The DNA window tctttgttaaaatattaacagaagtCTCAAGAATGTTGGACCAAGAATGGGTGGCCTCAGCTTGCCTTTACCCATGTGCGACCGACGATGGTGCAGAATTCTTGATGGTGTTGGACGTTCTGGCTCATTCGTCACCTAGAACACCATTGGGTTTTAGGGAAATAAAAGCCTGAAAGCTAGATCATGCCTTTCTTGTTCCTGCAAAGGGTAAACGTTAGCAAATATCATTATCTCctgaaggaaaaagggaggaagcAAGTTGTACAGTCTTCCTAACACACCTAGTTAAGTAATCTCTGAGCAGTAAGAGCTGGGCAACAGCAGAGGTTTGGGCCAATGTGGTaagataggaaagaaaattaatgggTGTTTacatttggaaaggaaaagaaaattcatcttTTATAAAGATAACATGATTGTGTGTCTATATAATCAATGAGAATCAAATTGAAGGCAATAGCTTTCATAAAAGTATACAAAAGAAGGtggataaaattttaattaccaaaattattatcatgtattttatagcaccattttgaaatatattaactGGAGTTAAAGTGCAACCattcctttttttacattttttttaatttttttaatgttttatttatttttgagagagagagagaaagagaaagagaacatgagcaggggaggggcagagagagagggagacacagaatctgaagacaggctccaggctccagctagctgtcagcacagagtctgacgcggggctcgaacccacaaaccacaggatcatgacctgagccaaagccagatgctcaactgactgagccatccaggcaccccaaagtgcAACTAATTCTTGAAGTAGCTATTCAAGGTAGCATGATGATTTTACATTGATTATACATATATGCCTCATTCTAAATGGATAGCCAATGAGAAAATTGTGTAATACGATAGGCTCTTTGATAGATATATTAGTTTGAAAAGATTCTATTCCTCAAGATCCATCCTGTAGAGAGTGATATGCTCCCCATACAGGTGAACATTTCTCACAGCAAAAGGCTAGCAAGGCTACAATTTCCTTTCCCCAGAACCAACAGTGCTGTGGGTTTCTGCTGTGTTAGATCAGGATTTCTTGGTTTCACACAGCCCTTTCCTGATAACTAAGACATATATTAATTCTAGgagaaaagtatatttttcttctcttttgttataTTAATTCAATATTTTACAAAATCAACTTTTGGGGAAActtcagtcagttaatcgtccaacttcagctcaggtcatgatctcacagtttgtgggttcgagccccgcatcaagctctgtgctgacagctagctcagagcctggagattgccttcagattctgtgtctccctctctttctgaccctcccctgctctctcgttctctctctctctctctctctctctctctctctctctctctctctcaaaaataaagacataaaaaaaatttttaatcaactttcacagaaaatctgaatatgttCTAAGAAACTATAAAGGCAGGAGTccctgaaaagagagaaaatctctgaATCAGACAAGGTGAGGTAGCATCCATTCTGGACTAGAGACCTGCACACATGGAGAGAGAACTTTTAATTAGTAAGATGTTTATCTAGTGGGAGCAGTGCTCAGATCATCCCTGGAGCACATGCCAGAGCTCTTGTTCATACTGGCCATCATCCCTGGAAAGTAAAAATTTCATCAAGGAGATTATGAATCTCACCAGAGAATTGTCCCTTTGGGGATAAAAGCCTGTATTTCCCACCTgtgaatttaaggaagaaatcagagaaaagaacaaaacaaaatattcccAGGGCAAAGAATTCTCAAACCCAGAGtgtcattgttatttattttggaaattaacttggggctaaataaaatgctttctgaAATCGTGGCCTATCATGTATAAACCAACATAAACAAAGGCATTTGGGAAAATATGCTGTGTATTTATCATAATACACATAATACATCATAATACATGGATGAGGATAATGCTCATCCATGAGGACTCAAGGGTGAAGGCAGTATCTCCTGAGATATCAAAACAGTTTTAAGCTCTGttatttaacatgtttatttccTTGGCTAATTCTTCTTGTGGTTTCATCTATGCAAGAAAAAGAAGCATCCTACTCCTCAAGGGCTGagagtttcttttaattttgaacttTGCCTTATGATCCAAATCTTAGCTGTAAATTGGTAAGTAGCAAAAATTGGCAAAACCTTAGCTCTTTACATTGTTGAGAATTGTAGGATGATCACACTGTATTcatgtttatcattttgtttttcttctacttcagCTTTGACTTATATTGATTAGTCATGGCTGCCAGGCCAACTTTGCACAATTTTATAAAACACTCAAAGTTCTATAAAATCACAATCAATAGAGTATTTTCTCTGTAAATCTTAGCATTACAATTCTGagttgaaacaataaaatattctgtttttatcaCATAATCCAAAATAGAAACATGTTGCTAACATGACAACACGACTCTGTATAGAAGAAGAATCTTAGAAATCAGTTGGAAATTCTCCTTTTCTACCAGAGAGACCAGGTGTCCAAGCaaatttctcttcattccttcatacatctttgtttgtttcctctttgaaTATATAATTTGGAAGACCTCCAgatcatgaaagaaagaaagaaagaaagagagggagaaaaagaaagaagaaagaaagaaagaaagaaagaaagaaagaaagaaagaaagaaagaaagaaagaaagaaaggaaggaaggaaggaaggaaggaaggaaggaaggaaggaaggaaggaaggaaggaaggaaggaaagtataCTTACATCTGagctctggaaaataaaaatcctagaaataatacaaatgatataaaattacatatctttcctttatttttcaaagaacattaGTGTCTGTTTTATAGTGAATATCAACATTCAGTTCTGGAACTGAAACCTCAAACATGCCATTCGATACTCTTTACTAAGTAAGCAGATCTAATTCTTCATGGGCACCTCAAAATATATTCTGATTTGATTACAACTCAGATGGAAGATGATTGATTGCCTAGAGGGagatacaataaaaatgtataaaaagaaataaatataggaaGAAGTGAGGAAAGTGATAGTACTCTGACCATTACTGACTGCATTAGTTTGGTGTCAGATTTTACGTCTGATCAGGAGAGTATGATCACAGCTTAGTGTAGGACACATGAACCTGGTTCATGAGATGCTAAATCCTTAATGGAGTTCTTCCCTAACACATCAGCTGCTGACCAGGAGCTTTGAGAATGAAGTTTTCTCAGTCAATAtgaataaagcttttttttaaataagtgtttatttatagtGGAAATTCTCAGATGATCGAAGAAACTGATCTGTATAtatggcagtgtgtgtgtgtgtgtgtgtgtgtgtgtgtgtgtgtgtgtgtgttgtagggGGAGGATGGatagagggaaaaggagagagagagagatgattggATAAAGGCTTATCCATCGGAGAGCATGCCAAAGTTGCCTGCTTGGGTATAACTTTCCTAATTCTACAGAAACAATACACAAATTACCCCTCTTTTCTATTTGGCTATTTGGGTAAAGTAGTAAGGAAGTGGACAACCTCCCTCAAAGCCTCATGTAACACTTACATGACAATTTACATCTTGTGTTTTACATTCAGTGAAAATGAAGTTGCCACGATTTGATCTCAGTAAATGTTGACCTTGCTTTCCTTCCAGTAGGGACAGAGCTCCATAtttgagaagaaatgagaaacatgaGTGTAGTGACAACGTTCGTCCTCACAGGCCTTCCCCATGCACCAGCCCTGGACATCCCCCTCTTCGGAATCTTCTTGGTGATTTACGTACTCACTGTGGTGGGGAACCTCCTCATCCTGCTGGTGATCACAGTGGAttcccacctccacacccccatgtactacTTCCTGACCAACCTGTCCTTCATTGACATGTGGTTCTCCATGGTCACTGTGCCCAAAATGCTGATGACCTTGGTGTCCCCAGGAGGTGGGGCCATCTCCTTTCACAACTGCGTGGTCCAGCTCTACTTCTTCCACTTCCTGGGGAGCACTGAGTGTTTCCTCTACACAGTCATGTCCTATGACCGCTACCTGGCCATCAGTCAGCCACTCAGGTACACCAGCATGATGGGTGGGAGAACGTGTGCCCTTCTGGCCATGAGCACGTGGCTCAGCGGCGCTCTGCACTCTGCTGTCCAGACCACACTGACATTCCGCTTGCCCTACTGTGGGCCCAGCCAGATCCAGCATTATTTCTGTGATGCACCTCCCATCCTCAGACTGGCCTGTGCAGACACATCTGTGAATGAGAGGGTGATCTTTGTCAACATTGGGATAGTGGCCTCAGGCTGCTTTCTCCTGATAGTGCTGTCCTATGCATCCATTGTCTATTCCATCCTGAAGATCCGCACCTCAGAGGGGAGATGCAGGGCCTTTCAGACCTGTGCTTCCCACTGCATTgtggtcctttgtttctttgttccctgtgtttttatttacctGAGGCCAGGCTCCAAGGATGCTGCGGATGGGATTGTGGCAGTTTTCTACACTGTGCTGACTCCCCTTCTGAACCCTGTGGTGTACACCCTGAGGAACAAGGAGGTGAAGAAAGCTCTGCTGAAGCTTAAAGACAAAGTAACATAGCCTCAGAGCAAATAAACACTGGGAAGGAGATGTGTCTGTTTAAAAATGTAGTAGCATAATTTAGTCACCAACATGAAATTTATTACATGTTCTCAGTTGTCCACAGTCAAACAAAggaatatttatttcacaaatttgtctgtggaattttaaaaaaatcacaattaaaattttatttataatgaactTGCTTAAATTTTGATCTATTAATGCATTACTCTGTAAaaggtttatctttttttccattgtattgaGATTCAATTGACACACACCATTGGTTTTGCCTTCTTAGCATAGTTAAGTATTCTGGTTGGATATCAGACACACAGGGTTGCATTAGTCACATACCTaagtttacaatttttttttttttgcttaagtcTTACATACACAACAATTTATGACCCTGAGCATACCATTCAAGGACAACATCAAATATCAGCGTCACTGACTCCTGGTTGCAAGGGTGCAACTAACTGCCAGCTCCGCCTGTtagtggctgtgtgtgtgtgtgtgtggtgtgtacacaTGGTGTGTGAGTTTCCCAACGTGACCACCCCTCTTCCTGGTACATCATGACTGTGCTAATCTCTCCCACACTGCAAGAGTTCTAAGCTCAGAGCAGCTCATTATCTCCCTAGGTGGGTCTCAGGACAGGCCGTGGTGCTGACATGCTCCTCTCAGGGATTGCCAACAGTCTTCACCTTGCCGGAGCCCTATACTTCCCCAACCT is part of the Suricata suricatta isolate VVHF042 chromosome 11, meerkat_22Aug2017_6uvM2_HiC, whole genome shotgun sequence genome and encodes:
- the LOC115271970 gene encoding olfactory receptor 10G9 encodes the protein MRNMSVVTTFVLTGLPHAPALDIPLFGIFLVIYVLTVVGNLLILLVITVDSHLHTPMYYFLTNLSFIDMWFSMVTVPKMLMTLVSPGGGAISFHNCVVQLYFFHFLGSTECFLYTVMSYDRYLAISQPLRYTSMMGGRTCALLAMSTWLSGALHSAVQTTLTFRLPYCGPSQIQHYFCDAPPILRLACADTSVNERVIFVNIGIVASGCFLLIVLSYASIVYSILKIRTSEGRCRAFQTCASHCIVVLCFFVPCVFIYLRPGSKDAADGIVAVFYTVLTPLLNPVVYTLRNKEVKKALLKLKDKVT